The following proteins come from a genomic window of Sorghum bicolor cultivar BTx623 chromosome 3, Sorghum_bicolor_NCBIv3, whole genome shotgun sequence:
- the LOC8078727 gene encoding uncharacterized histidine-rich protein DDB_G0274557, with amino-acid sequence MNPPHPEPALPRRHHHLVHLHLDPRHHHHVHIHLCCCNHHHHHGVHPLAPAPPAHLHDNQQQHPAPVLFPSTYPSAAPWQPEPPRAAVREDVEDLDPEPELLHAEEEDEEPVFVLTDEWAEFFAKSEAKRRLAKQQKKKGRK; translated from the exons ATGAATCCGCCGCACCCAGAGCCGGCCCTTccgcgccgccaccaccacctggtCCATCTCCACCTCGACccgcgccaccaccaccacgtccACATCCACCTCTGCTGCtgcaaccaccaccaccaccacggcgTCCACCCGCTCGCTCCCGCGCCGCCGGCCCACCTCCACGACAACCAGCAGCAGCACCCGGCTCCCGTACTATTCCCCAGCACCTACCCGAGCGCGGCGCCCTGGCAGCCGGAGCCGCCCCGCGCCGCCGTAAGAGAGGACGTGGAGGATTTGGATCCCGAGCCGGAGCTGCTGCACGCGGAGGAGGAAGACGAGGAGCCGGTGTTCGTGCTTACGGACGAGTGGGCGGAGTTCTTCGCCAAATCTGAGGCCAAGAGGAGACTGG CTAAACAGCAGAAGAAGAAGGGCCGGAAGTGA